One window from the genome of Candidatus Rokuibacteriota bacterium encodes:
- a CDS encoding ABC transporter substrate-binding protein — translation KTLHWNAVSCAEFMRTTKFHPYYFANQPDSRMQANGLAKYIVEKMGKRVYLLYTDYAMGQSDGRQFKIAIERLGGEIVGVAGAPLDTKDFTPWFGAIKASNPEVLFLAFAGTDSLRLMTQLHSFGMTKQYKLAGIDCFLLQQDLPAIADAMEGFIQLNHFSPYNPDKDMQAFVQRFKKRWGVDPNIAAGAYDGVIFWAEAVRRVGSFDADKVAKALEGMCLDDTHIGRQCIRKEDHQVVMDMHLYRVEKGKNVPIVRISGPDAIGEPMVGKDPIPGFTWEIKKK, via the coding sequence CAAGACGCTCCACTGGAACGCGGTCTCCTGCGCCGAGTTCATGCGGACGACCAAGTTCCACCCCTACTACTTCGCCAACCAGCCCGATTCACGCATGCAAGCCAACGGGCTGGCCAAGTACATCGTCGAGAAGATGGGCAAGAGGGTCTACCTCCTCTACACCGACTACGCCATGGGGCAGTCCGACGGTCGCCAGTTCAAGATCGCCATCGAGCGGCTCGGTGGCGAGATCGTTGGGGTGGCGGGCGCTCCGCTCGACACCAAGGACTTCACCCCGTGGTTCGGCGCCATCAAGGCGTCCAACCCGGAGGTGCTCTTCCTGGCCTTCGCGGGGACCGACTCGCTCCGGCTGATGACGCAGCTGCACAGCTTCGGCATGACGAAGCAGTACAAGCTGGCGGGGATCGACTGCTTCCTGCTCCAGCAGGACCTGCCGGCCATCGCCGACGCGATGGAGGGGTTCATCCAGCTCAACCACTTCTCGCCCTACAACCCGGACAAGGACATGCAGGCGTTCGTGCAGCGCTTCAAGAAACGGTGGGGGGTTGACCCCAACATCGCCGCGGGTGCCTACGACGGCGTGATCTTCTGGGCCGAGGCGGTAAGGAGGGTGGGGAGCTTTGACGCCGACAAGGTAGCCAAGGCGCTCGAGGGGATGTGCCTCGACGACACCCACATCGGCCGCCAGTGCATCCGGAAGGAAGACCACCAGGTCGTGATGGACATGCACCTCTACCGGGTGGAGAAGGGGAAGAACGTCCCGATCGTCCGGATTAGCGGACCGGACGCCATCGGTGAGCCGATGGTGGGGAAGGATCCGATCCCCGGCTTCACGTGGGAGATCAAGAAG